Genomic DNA from Entelurus aequoreus isolate RoL-2023_Sb linkage group LG25, RoL_Eaeq_v1.1, whole genome shotgun sequence:
tacctcggtttagaggtcacggtttggttcattttcggtacagtaagaaaacaacaaaatataaatgttttggttatttatttaccaaatttgtaaacaatggcataacatacatatacacacagggtccattgccagggttaatgtggtcaacatatataaaataaaaactaaataatataaggctcagaatggtttcttaacaaaacctttctacatataaagtgcttttttttgattgattgattgagacttgtattagtagattgcacagtacagtacatattccgtacaattgaccactaaatggtaacaccccaatacgtttttcaacttgacaaaacttttcttctacatataaaaagtgcaacattaaacagtttcaagtcaactcagcctcagattaacttttctttccctcCACCCAGCCTGGCTAACATGGCAGTAAGAAgatatatgggcttattgttcttccaccatagaagtgggtcaaaatctagtttttaatgcaatatggtcttaaatctgctgctataaaaacatttgttattgctttagccctgtgttgcacctttcctgcttccggctcccagaccgtagtcgaggagcgcaggggagacactcctccagggccgatgtattctcaGGGGCAACACCTTTTACTCTACCCGggagtgggtctccacagctccggactccagggtaaatgacgagaccggcgattagttgcaaatcgtggctttattgaggtcttgcacacagccaatccaacaaaacaatagccACTCCCCGCATTCACGCTATTgctccctcacctcgctcgcccacacactcacctcacatgctgtcacatattaaagggccacacacacccatatgctactctcataacacctgcCTGACACGCCgaagagaggctgcttgaatgcggtggtgacgcttcaaatgggttagcatgtttgacgtgttgtcagaagcagctgctgaacaatgtcggcaaacctccgtcctccattgttgtatcgcgcagccgaagtgttcccaaatgGGAGATCTTAActaggcaggagggtcttccagctctggcttttgcatgttgtcctagcccggtcgttgctagcatgccgtgtgttgtgcctcggtgtgcattttttacacaacgtgcggtgagctacttaatatgtccgtgtggaaactcgttcggtacacctccgaaccgaaccgaaacccacgtaccgaaacggttcaatacaaatacacgtaccgttacactcctaacagaataaggaagtagtttaaatattgtgttgatattggtaAACTGCCAATAGCACTCattataaatacattgaaaaatgtacactTAATACATGGATAAATGgtattactatttttatttttacctcatttatttgtatttatgttgtggtgTGGGCCAACATAAAACACCCATGCTGTGTCGACGAAAATCGAGAAACCGGGAACACTTCACAACTCAGAGAAATAAGCAAGGTTAATTAATATAAAGGACTCTTACtagaaaatattgtatatatttgtcATCAAAAGTTGCCATTACGCTGTgtcagttatgtacttaacatggTGCTAACTCAAACGACTAACTGTAGATAATCAAAGTGTCTTTTCCATCTCTAAGCGACTTTAAACGCTATTGAACCATCAGGAAACATCAACAACTGCCACTCTAAACCGGGCCGGACCTCAAAGTCTTCGGTCCGAGGCTCACGCGCGACACCGGTTCCGGAAAAGTAAACACGCCACGCCTCCTGCCGCCCGGCGTCTGTGGCTTTGTAGCTTCTATCTTGGTCCAGAGTACACTGCAGCTGAAAGTAGCGGTCGAAGGCATCGAGGACGGGATCCGAGTCCGCGCCGTCCTCTTTCGGCTTATAGGAGGCGATGATGCGGCAGGGGGCGGTGCTTGACGTCTGCCGCTCCAGGAGGCTGGTGAGGAAGGCGGCCGTGTCGCGCAAAAGAGCGGCGAGGTGTGCGGCGCGGGACTGCTCACCTGGGTGGTGCCCGCTGTGGCCGTCGCACGGGTAGTCCTCCAGTCGGTCCACGATGATCAGCGACGGAGGAAAGGTGCTGCTGGACTCATGGAGGCCTGCAATCTGACGGCGCAACTCCTCCGCTGTCCTCGGATAGCAGAAAGTGATTttcttgccaaaaaaaaaaagaacgaaTACATTAGCAGAGACAAGCTAacaattagtattattatctaataagcagtgtttggaaaattctttatatgtcaggttcaaacactgatgacatctattaaacaagacaagaagcaaagaattaaacagagacagaattcaatttggctcaatttgaggagaaacgtctggttgTACTCttgcagtctccagcacgctctgccaaaagattacacgtctctttcttttttttggaccttccctgaccacatggccacaGCTGTTACTAAGGGacgaaggtcgtaaacagttcacagaaaaggttgtaaatagggctgcaacaactaatcgattaaaatcgattataaaaatagttggcgattaattaagtcatcgattcgttggatctatgctatgcgcatgcgcagaggcaatttttgtatttttgtataaacctttatttataaactgcaacatgtacaaacagctgagaaacaataatcaaaataagtatggtgctagtacgctgtttttttcaataaaatactggaaaggatagaaatgtaatttgtctcttttatccgattattaattgattaatgtaagtaataatcgacagattaatcgattatcaaattaatcgttagttgcagccctagttgtaaacagttcacagaaaaggtcagttaaaaaaagaggtcgttctgggtatttgttttgttgtgtttatgttgtgttacggtgcggatgttctcccgaaatgtgtttgtcattcttgtttggtgtgggttcacagtgtggcgcatatttgtaacagtgttaaagttgtttatacggccaccctcagtgtgacctgtatggccgttgaccaagtatgccttgcattcacttgtgtgtgtgaaaagccgtagatattatgtgactgggctggcaggtaaaggcagtgcctttaaggtttgttggcgctctgtaattctccctacgtccgtgtacacagcggcgttttaaaaagtcataatttttacttttttaaaccgataactttgaaaccgatactgatcatttccgatattacattttaaagcattaaagccgtcctctctctctgtgccgtCATCCTGGCGCCGTGCAGTCAGCTACCAACCTGAATAATAAAATGTCTATTtcactgaacaattaaaaaatgtgaaaatatGCACAATTAtaggaaattaaaatatttatcataCTTGGTCAATGTGATTTCTGCTCTCCACATGAGGGCTGtatgacgtcacctttatcttcacacAGGATTGAAAACTCTCATCTGTGAGGCGTGTGCGATgttggtgggcggggtttggtggtagcgggggaggggggtgtatattgtagcccggaagagtttgggctgcaagggattctgggtatttgttctgttgtgtttatgttgtgttacggtgcggatgttctcccgaaatgtgtttgtcattcttgtttggtgtgggttcacagtgtggcgcatattgtaacagtgttaaagttgtttatatcgtcaccctcagtgtaacctctatggctgttgaccaagtatgccttgcagtcacttatgtgtgtatgcaaaagccgcatacaacatgtgactgggccggcacacagtTAGTAAGGTGaaaaagcggacatgacgacaggttgtagaggacgctaaaggcagtgccatcacggcacgccctcaatattgttgcccgggtgaaaatcggagaatggttgccccgggagattttcgggaaattcgggagtctagcggaaaaatcgggagggttggcaagtatgcagctgagccgcatcagagtgatcaaagagccgcatgcggctccggagccgagggttgccgacccctgccatagtattaaaaaaaagtgtttattcatcctctgctcaaaacacctaaccttgatcctgacctcatggtaaactaccggctggtgtcccaccttccctttatctcgaaaatcctagaAAAAGTTGTTGCACAGCATCTAAATGAACACTTtacatctaacaatctctgtgaaccctttcagtcggtTCTCATTGtatctcattgggttgagttttttcttgccctgatgtgggacctgagtcgttgcggcttgtgcagccctttgagacacttgtgatttagggctgtataaataaacttttgattgattgatttcactTGTGTACTCCATACCATACCTTCAGACTCTCGGGGCTTAGACTTGGTACACATTTTTGCAGGGATGCTGGCAGGCTTTGTATTTGCTGTGGGGCGAAGAACACCACCTTCATCCCCCCCTGAGAGGCTGCTGTCACGGCCGTCAGCAGCAGCAGCGAACGTCCCAGACTTTGTTCTCCGACTATTAAAACGCCGCACTCTGCCGGCGCGGGAGTCACAAAGTCCTTCTTTGAGTCCGCTGGTGACAGGTTGGCGAACATATGCGTTAAAACGTCCGCCATGGCCGACACTCTTGGCTTGTTTAGTCTGTGTTTACACGTGTGTTGACATGAAGCACGTTGGTTCTCGTGTCATGTGGTCCGTAGGGCAACAAGAGCGAGATTAATAAGTTCCGCCCTGTTTCGTGGCGTACACTGGACGCATTTTACAAATTAATCGAtgcaaaattcagattattattttttttacgttttatttGCGTTGGGTACACTTTTTTTTCAAACACAGACATATTGCAgaaaaaaaggtgttttttttcaagtgtttccGCCATGGCCGTCACTCTTGGCTGTGTTGTTTACACATGTGTTTACATGTAGCACGTTGGTGCTCGTGTCATGTGGTCCGTAAGTCAACAAGAGCTAGATAAAAAAGTTCTGCCCTGTTTTTTGGTgtacactagaccaggggtccccaaccaccgggccgcggcccggtaccggtccgtggatcgattggtcccGGGCcggacaagaaataaaaaataaaagttaaataatgttttttggggttttttttttattcaatcaacataaaaaacacaacatacacttacaattggtgcaccaacccaaaaaacctccctcccccatttacagtcagacgcacaaaagggttgtttctttctgttattaatatttctggttcctacattatatatcaatatagatcaatacagtctgcagggatacagtcagtaagcacgcatgattgtatttttttatgacaaacccccccccccggtccgtgggtcaAATTTTCAagcgcagttacaaaaaggttggggatcactgcactagacgaagggaataagcgttagaaaatggatggatgggtagacGCATTTTACAAATTAATCGATGCAAAATACAGattaaaaatgttgggtttttttaacgtttaatttgcgttaatgtcttttttttaaaacagacaTGTTGCAGAAAAACTAAAAGTTTTgtttaatttagaatttttttaattttttaaattttttttattgaacgacaaacaatacatttataatgcacacaaaagtcaaggcactttcaacatcagcgAAACATgtcaaagaaagaaaacaaaagcaaatacaaatagagtattaaataataataataaataataataataacaaatatgaaaGACAAAaagtgttacctaaattactttaaatgtttttaacaaagatgtCAATTTAAGggattttgtactcttaatcatcttccaagatttgattgataattttaacccatccatccattttctaccgcttgtcccttttgggggtcaCCCAtgaagccaattagaaaatgtaggccttacttagagttagacaaactttaatgatccacaagggaaattattcaacacagtagctcagttacaatgatggaaagtgtgaAGATGGAAAGGactatgcaggtataaatagactaatatagcgataaaaaatccaacatatatacaaatatgtacataatatatgtacagtatattatatatatacagatatattatattatgtctataacatatatacaatatataccaatgaccatgtacaatattacagtatatacagtatatgtgacaggagcagcataaaatagagagtagatccaacaaaaaatagacattataaacattataaacaaagagaagtagctaacatagaaggtgtcagctAATAGGCAGATATCATAAATCgacataaatcgacatttatgtagaattttttttgcctggagcataataatgttgacaaacatttctatgttacagtcatttataaaaaacacaaaatgttatctcttctatagagaatagaatggggacatctccacacccttgtttctcagccaatctctgatctcctcccaaaacacatgtacactctcacattccacaaacagatgattgacatcctctacagctccacatatatagacttagacttagacaaactttaatgatccacaagggaaattgttccatacagtagctcagttacaatgatggaaagtgtaaggatggaaaggacaatgcaggtataaatagactaaatatagcgatataaaatataacatatatacgtaatatttacataatatatgtacagtatattatatatactgatatattatattacattatgttatattctattattatattatgatCATGTTATAACAGCCATGTTGAATTTAAGTTTCAAAAAATCCTTTGAAGGGTACATTCCATCaataattttaaattgtatttctttaattttgggaAGAATTGGGTATGTAATATATCTTGTAGGGCTGCGAatatttgggtgtcccatgattcgattcaatattgattcttggggtcacgattcgattataaatcgatttttttcgattcaacgcgattctcgattcaaaaacgatattttcccgattcaaaacaattctctattcattcaatacataggatttcagcaggatctaccccagtctgctgacatgcaagctgagtagtagatttttgtaaaaagcttttataattgtaaaggacaatgttttatcaactgattgcaataatgtacatttacttcaactattaaatgaaccacaaatatgacttattttatctttgtgaaaatattggacacagtgtgttgtcaagcttatgagatgcgatgcaagtgtaagccactgtgacactattgttcatttttttattaatttttttataaatgtctaatgataatgtcaatgaggtatttttaatcactgctatgttgaaattgtaactaatattgatactgttgttgataatattcatttttgtttcactacttttggtttgttctgtgtcgtgtttgtgtctcctctcaattgctctgtttattgcagttctgagtgttgctgggtcgggtttggttttggaattggattgcattgttatggtattgttgtgtattgttttgttggattgattaatttaaaaaaataaaaaataaaataataataataaaataaaattaaaaaaataaaaatcgatttttaaaaaatgagaatcgattctgaatcgcacaacttgagaatcgcgattcgaattcgaatctatttttttcccacactcctaataGCTTGTCCTTATTTTCCTTAGCTCAACTTTTGTAAACTCCTTCAGGACATATTTATGAACTGTGCCCGGAAAATATTATTTCACTAAAACTGCCCTCATATATTTGTTGGAACATTTTTCATCACAGAAAAGTTgcagaaaaactaaaaaaaaataagtgtttatttttttcaagtgtttccGGTTTAGCTCAACACAACTTCCGGGTGATCCCAACATCAGCTGTTGTTGCCAAGATGGCGCATAGCCTGGCCGATTTTCAGGTCCCCTCGGACGCTGAAGCCGCTGGGGACCGCGGGAGAGGCGCTCTGAGGCGCTGCAGGGGACGGCCGCGGCTCACGGACACTGACCGAGCCCAGCGGCGTCTCGAGTCCCGGAAAAAGTACGACATTAGGCGGGTGTACCTGGGAGAGGCGCACAAGCTGTGGAGTGATCTGCGGCGGCGCACAAGTCTGAGCGATGCCGGACTGGCGGAGTATTTAATCCTGCTTCACGCCACTTGTGGGGATAAATATCTGCAGAAACACTCGGGGTGAGACTCCTTGCACTTTACTTCAAGGACTTTACTAACACTTGTGCTATTCTGTCctgtgacgtgcagtgaggtttgaGGCACTGACCTActtgtcagatttacaaacacacAGTATGATGCTAGAATACAACATTTCTACACACTTagcaccagtgttgggttagttactgaaaactagtaactagttactttatttcaaaagtcactcagttacttacaccaaaaagtaatgcgttactgtgaaaagtaactatttagttacttacatatatatttgtattttttattttttttaaggccccctttaatgcccttttagccttcatttcagtactgttattgcactggagaataatacaatctgtagatcaacttgacatgcatttgcatcactgaactctgctaagcaatgtggtctacatataacacacaaagacaaagatatgtttcaaagggccaatttgtttcaggccagaacaaattgacaacactcttttaaatagctgcaacataacatacataagtaacaaacagcataacaacaacatagctgtaaagcaaggaaggcacacactacatacacaaagcctaaccaggcgtttttttctcgcaaggaattgtgaaataaaatcatgtctgaagcccagaacactctacacatttccccagttttagtttagagataaggaaagattggcctggcccactagcatccctctttatgtttgtgaacttaatagtctatacatttagagcagtggttcttaaccttgtttgaggtacagaaccccaccagtttcatatgcgcattcaccgaacccttctttagttaaaaattaaatgtttgttttttttcaaattcaggacaaagttacatgtttttggtaacactttagtatggggaacatattctaagtaacaaagacttaatttagagttttttggacactaggggaacatattctaagtaacaaagacttattttagagttttttggacactaggggaacatattctaagtaacaaagacttattttagagttttttggacagtaggggaacatattctaagtaacaaagacttattttagagttttttggacactaggggaacatattctaagtaacaaagacttaatttagaggtatttggttagggttagagggttagggccagggttagagggttaaggttataataaggccatgcgaataaggcattaataagtacttaataatgactagttaagagcctatatgttactaatttgcatgttaataagcaactaattaatggtgaatatgttccccatactaaagtgttaccatgtttttttactggtgtacaaaatgaaccgtgcatgaacatcaccttgttcaaagaacaaaaccaacacagtgcataaactcacaacaaattacacacctgcaaatcagtgtgacttctgctgttgccgtatccgtaatacgccgatagggagaaacttttatttacacgatgatgagtcgggtgtgtcttgacctccgccgaacccctgagcccgactcaccgaacccctagggttcgatcgaacccaggttaagaaccactgatttagagtgatgtgataatcaaacactctagaattctagaatgaaagagcaacagtatataagagaattgacagagtgcgtgtaccttcagtgcgcagtgcctcgttaaaatccagccgctgttgcttaggaggtgaagtgtgtctctctttactagcttcgtcgaagcatgttgcttttgtagctgtttcagcagatttgaattgctaggataggatctttgatccaagacacaacttacatttaactaaaatgttcttttctttgtggtcgacaaaagaaaagtagtgagaatatctccatgttaagaaactcggcctcgggcttcgccatgacgtcttgttagtaaacacagaaacgccccctcccacacacacacatacacacacaaagagcGAGCCTCTTCtgtagcgctccaataaaacacactcatatcttctcagtttctagccgatactacatacagtaaaaaataacgtaaaataacgcagtaacgcatcatgtagtaacagtaactgagttactgaatataaaaaataacgcgttagattactatttaccgccgaaagtaacggtgttacagtaacgcgttacttgtaACGCGTTAGTTCCAACACTGCTTAGCACACAATTAACACAGCACTGCAGAGCAGacactagaacaggggtccccaaactttttgacttgggggccgcattgggttaaaacaatttagcTGGAGGTggtctaacataaccagaaatcatgaccacctccgaagacatgcacctggggataggttgatttgcaacactaaattagccctagtgtgtgaatgtgagtgtgaa
This window encodes:
- the swsap1 gene encoding ATPase SWSAP1 isoform X1 → MADVLTHMFANLSPADSKKDFVTPAPAECGVLIVGEQSLGRSLLLLTAVTAASQGGMKVVFFAPQQIQSLPASLQKCVPSLSPESLKKITFCYPRTAEELRRQIAGLHESSSTFPPSLIIVDRLEDYPCDGHSGHHPGSGRVQEEEEVVERLQSLEKRFCLKSLGKTIIKTFVNSAHLASGVCISGTASTRRLQLGSRPPAWTRTLTPLSCPRPHVCSQTSEPALPLLDFRLMLNTPGNTHQLIHTQMHTIHLFGLVHTLHF
- the swsap1 gene encoding ATPase SWSAP1 isoform X2, which gives rise to MADVLTHMFANLSPADSKKDFVTPAPAECGVLIVGEQSLGRSLLLLTAVTAASQGGMKVVFFAPQQIQSLPASLQKCVPSLSPESLKKITFCYPRTAEELRRQIAGLHESSSTFPPSLIIVDRLEDYPCDGHSGHHPGEQSRAAHLAALLRDTAAFLTSLLERQTSSTAPCRIIASYKPKEDGADSDPVLDAFDRYFQLQCTLDQDRSYKATDAGRQEAWRVYFSGTGVAREPRTEDFEVRPGLEWQLLMFPDGSIAFKVA